A section of the Larus michahellis chromosome 1, bLarMic1.1, whole genome shotgun sequence genome encodes:
- the SLC5A3 gene encoding sodium/myo-inositol cotransporter, with amino-acid sequence MRASLETADIAIVALYFVLVMCIGFFAMWKYNRSTVSGYFLAGRSMTWVAIGASLFVSNIGSEHFIGLAGSGAASGFAVGAWEFNALMLLQLLGWVFVPVYIRSGVYTMPEYLSKRFGGHRIQIYFAALSLILYIFTKLSVDLYSGALFIQESLGWNLYLSVILLIGMTALLTVTGGLVAVIYTDTLQALLMIIGALTLMIISITEVGGFEEVKRRYMLASPNITSILLTYNISNTNSCNVDPKPDALKMLREPTDEDIPWPGFLLGQTPASVWYWCADQVIVQRVLAAKNIAHAKGSTLMAGFLKLLPMFIIVVPGMISRILFADDIACINPEHCFQVCGSRAGCSNIAYPRLVMKLVPVGLRGLMMAVMIAALMSDLDSIFNSASTIFTLDVYKLIRKSATSRELMIVGRVFVAFMVVISIAWVPIIVEMQGGQMYLYIQEVADYLTPPVAALFLMGIFWKRCNEQGAFYGGMAGFVLGAIRLILAFIYRAPECNQPDTRPSFIKNIHYMYVATALFWITGIVTFVVSLLTPPPTKEQVRTTTFWAVKNRNIKENAAKGELYKVQEKSILKCNENTNHIIPNGKSEENIKNIKPEDINLLVTCRDDSNPVISVSHSEVETPVDCYSNGQAALMGEKKHEEETDDRERHLKFIDWFCGFKSKNMNKRAVREIEEETVCLQMLEETPKVKLLLNTGLVCVCSLGIFMFVYFSL; translated from the coding sequence AGCAATATTGGAAGTGAACATTTCATTGGGCTCGCAGGATCTGGAGCGGCGAGTGGATTTGCAGTAGGTGCATGGGAATTCAACGCCTTAATGCTTTTGCAGCTTTTAGGATGGGTCTTCGTCCCAGTCTACATCCGGTCGGGAGTATACACCATGCCTGAATACTTGTCCAAGCGTTTTGGAGGGCATagaattcaaatatattttgcagcATTGTCTCTAATTCTTTATATCTTCACCAAACTCTCAGTTGACTTGTATTCAGGGGCACTTTTTATTCAAGAATCGCTAGGTTGGAACCTCTATTTGTCAGTTATCCTCCTTATTGGAATGACTGCACTGTTGACTGTGACTGGAGGTCTTGTGGCTGTCATCTACACAGACACCCTTCAAGCTCTGCTTATGATTATTGGTGCCCTCACACTTATGATCATAAGTATTACGGAGGTTGGTGGGTTTGAAGAAGTTAAAAGAAGGTACATGTTAGCGTCACCAAATATTACGTCTATCTTGTTAACCTACAACATTTCCAATACCAATTCCTGCAATGTCGACCCAAAGCCTGATGCTCTTAAAATGTTGCGTGAGCCAACAGATGAAGATATTCCCTGGCCTGGATTTCTGTTGGGACAGACCCCAGCTTCTGTTTGGTACTGGTGTGCCGATCAAGTCATAGTTCAGAGAGTTTTAGCTGCAAAAAACATTGCTCATGCCAAAGGATCCACTCTGATGGCAGGCTTCTTAAAGCTGCTGCCGATGTTTATTATAGTTGTCCCAGGGATGATTTCACGAATACTGTTTGCAGATGATATCGCCTGCATTAATCCAGAACACTGTTTTCAAGTCTGCGGGAGCAGAGCTGGATGCTCTAACATTGCCTACCCACGTTTGGTGATGAAACTTGTGCCGGTTGGTCTGCGGGGACTGATGATGGCCGTGATGATCGCTGCACTGATGAGTGACTTGGACTCGATATTCAACAGTGCCAGCACCATATTCACACTTGATGTCTACAAGCTCATTCGGAAGAGCGCGACGTCTAGAGAACTGATGATTGTAGGAAGAGTCTTTGTTGCGTTCATGGTAGTTATAAGCATTGCCTGGGTCCCCATAATTGTAGAAATGCAAGGTGGTCAGATGTACCTTTATATTCAAGAGGTAGCAGACTATTTGACCCCACCAGTGGCTGCTCTGTTTCTTATGGGGATCTTTTGGAAGCGTTGCAATGAGCAGGGGGCTTTCTATGGTGGAATGGCCGGGTTTGTTCTTGGAGCGATACGATTGATACTGGCATTTATCTATCGCGCTCCGGAGTGTAACCAGCCGGATACTAGGCCAAGCTTTATCAAAAACATCCATTACATGTATGTTGCGACAGCTCTGTTCTGGATCACTGGGATTGTGACCTTTGTAGTAAGCCTCCTCACGCCTCCGCCTACGAAGGAGCAGGTTCGGACGACCACTTTCTGGGCCGTGAAAAACAGGAACATCAAAGAGAACGCCGCAAAGGGGGAGCTGTACAAAGTGCAAGAAAAGAGCATCCTCAAGTGCAATGAAAACACTAACCATATCATTCCAAATGGCAAATccgaagaaaatattaaaaatattaagccGGAGGATATCAATCTTCTGGTTACTTGCAGAGATGACAGCAACCCGGTGATTTCTGTGAGTCACTCTGAAGTTGAGACACCAGTTGATTGTTATTCAAACGGACAAGCTGCTTTgatgggggagaaaaagcacGAGGAAGAGACTGATGATAGAGAGAGACATTTGAAATTCATAGATTGGTTCTGTggctttaaaagtaaaaacatgaaCAAGAGAGCTGTTCGGGAGATCGAGGAAGAGACTGTTTGTTTACAAATGCTGGAAGAGACTCCAAAAGTTAAACTATTACTAAATACTGGACTGGTCTGTGTCTGTTCGCTTGGAATATTCATGTTTGTCTATTTCTCTTTGTGA